GCAGTGGCTTTTCGTAGATGGCCACGCTGATAAGGGGCCGGCGTTCCCCGAGGCATTCGAGGGCTGACTGTACTGCGGGGGCGACTCCTGCAGCGTCGAAGGCGGCGTCTACACCGTCGCCATTGGTCCGGTCGGCTATGAGGGACGTGACGTCCTCCTTTGTTGGGTCCAGGGTGCGGGCGCCGAGGGCCTCGATGGACTTGCGGCGGGTCTCGGTGGGTTCGACGACGTCGATTTCTGTGAGTCCCATTCCGCGCAGGGCAAACCAAAGACCGATGCCGATAGGGCCGGCTCCGTAGATCAGTGCCCTGCTTTGATCGTTGACTTCGCCCAGGGTGGCTGCATGATAGGCCACGGACATCGGCTCGACGAGTGCGCCCATCTCCAGCGAAACATTGTCGGGAAGCTTGTGGACTTGGTTGACCGGGACGACGGTGTATTCGGCCATGCCACCATCTGCCATCAGCCCGTGGAAACCGATCACATTGCAAAGGTTGTAAAGGCCCGTCCTGCATGGGCGACACTCGCCGCACCGATAGATGGGCTCCACGACAACCCGGTCGCCTTCCCGGATAGTGGTGACACCCCGCCCGATGTCCGTGACTACTCCGGAGAATTCGTGGCCCAGTGTCAGGGGAAGGCATTTCCCTGTGAGCGGGTGCGGCTCGCTGGGCGGGATGAAGATCGGGCCGTCGTAATATTCGTGGAGGTCGGTGCCGCAGATGCCGTTGCGGCTGACTTTGATCTTTACTTGGCCCTCTCCCGGTGTGGGTTCCGGGACGTCTTCGATTTCGACTTTGTTTTTGCCGTAGTACACCGCTGCGCGCATGGCGCCTCCTCGGATGTGTGTTCAGTATTTAGATAGTGCGGACGAGCTTTTTGTTGGCGAACTCGTTCAGGCCGTACTTGCCCAGTTCCCGGCCGATTCCCGAGCTCTTGACGCCGCCGAAGGGCAGGTCTGGGGCACTCTTGATGGTGGTGTTGATTCCCACCATGCCCACTTCCAGGCGGTCCGTGACGTAGGCGGCCTGCTTCTCGTCGTCCGTGAACACGGCGCTGCCGAGGCCATAGGGCGAGTCGTTGGCGAGTGTGATTGCTTCGTCGACGGAGTCGACCCGGTGGAGTACGGCTACTGGTCCGAAAAGTTCTTCCCTGTACGCGCGCATGTCCGGTGTGACGCCGGACAGTACTGTTGCGGGGTAGTAGGAACCGCGGCCCTCGGGGATAAACCCGCCAAGGTGGACGGTGGCCCCCTTGGCTACCGCATCGTCGACCTGTTCGGCCAGTTCCGCCCGTGCTTGGAGCGAGGACATCGGACCGAGGCGGGTGTCCTCGCTCATGGGGTCACCGATTTGCCATTCCGCTGCCTTTGCCAGGAACGCGTCAAGGAATGAATCCCAATTGCAGGAGTCTACGATCAGCCTCTTCGAGGATGTGCACGCCTGGCCGGCGTTCCCGAACCGGCCCGCGGCCGCCGCGCCGGCAGCCTTTTCCACGTCGGCTGCGGGAAGCACCAGGAACGGGTCCGACCCGCCGAGCTCGAGGACGCATTTCTTCAGGTGCTGTCCAGCCAGTGCGCCGATGGCGCTGCCTGCCTTTTCGGACCCGGTGAGGGATACGCCTTGCAGTTCCGGGCTGGCAATGAGTTCCGCCACCTGTCCCGACGTGGCGAAAAGGTTCTGGTAGACCCCTTCAGGTACCCCGGCGGCACGGATGATGTCCTCGATGCGCAATGCCTGCTGCGGGCAGTTGCTCGCATGCTTGAGCAGAATCGTGTTGCCCAGCAGCAAATTGGGGGCGATGAACCGTGCGGCCTGGTAGTAAGGGAAGTTCCACGGCATGACGCCAAGGAGCGGTCCAATGGGTGCTGTTCGGACCAGGGCCCGGTAAGCCCCCGCGATATCGAGTTCCTCGTCTGCGAGGAGCTGTTCTCCAGAGGTGGCGTAGTACTCAAAAATCGCTGCAGACAGTTCGACTTCGGTTCTTGCCTGCGAGATAGGTTTGCCCATCTCCAGCGTCATGAGCTTGGCAAGCTCAACGGAATGCTGCCGGTGAAGATCTGCTATCCGCTGCAGGACGGCGCAGCGTTCGGCAAGGTCCTTCCTGTGCCAGGACCGATATGCCTCGTAGGAGCGCCCCAGGGAAGCCGCCACCTCCGAGTCGGTCATGGTGTCGAATTCCTGGACTACGTTGCCACTTGTGGGATCAACAGTTGCATATTTCTTCATTGAAAGACTTTCATCATGTCGGGGCAGTCCGGGAAGGGCGGCTGGCCTTGCCCTTCCCGGACTGCCGAGCGGCCATTTCAGGCTGGAGTCAGGATGTCCGCATTGGTTGCAAAGTTCGGGTACTTGTTCGAAGCTTCCTCCGAGAGGATGGACCGGTACTGTTTGATGCCGCCGAGGTAGAACATAACGGTCCGCTTTTTGCCCGGGATGTTTGCGCCGAAGATCCACGATGCTGCCTGGGGGAAGAGGGTCTGGTGGGCAATATCGGAGCAGGTTTCAGTCCAGTCAGACTCCGTCTGGGCCTTGGCCTCGATCCATCCCGTTCCCGAGGTCGAGACGTGGTTGATGGTTTCGCTGATCCACTCGACCTGCGCCTCGATTGACGGCGGCAGGTTGGTGAAGGGGCCGTTCGGTCCCAGGATCATGAACATGTTGGGGAAGCCGTTGGTTGCCATGCCGAGGTAGCTGGTTGGTCCGTCAGCCCAATGTTCCTTGAGTGTTTCGCCCGCACGTCCCCGGATATTGACGCGCACGTAGTTGCCGTCCACGGCGTCAAAGCCCGTCGCGCAGATGAGTACGTCCAGCTCGTGAAGGACGCCATCAGCTGTGACGATGCCCTCTTCAGTTACCCGCTCGATAGGGTTTTCCTTGACGTTGACAAGAGATACGTTCGCTCGGTTGAACGTTTCGTAGTAGCCGGAATCGCACAATGGCCTGCGGGCGTAGAGGTCGGTCGGCGTCAGCTTACGGCGTGTTTCCGGATCCTTGACGATCTCGGCAATCTTGCGACGAATGAATTTCGCGGCTTCTTCGTTGGCCTCAGGGTCCGTGGCAATATCCGAGAAGGTCTCGAACATGAAGCGGAAACCGCCTCCTTCCTCCCAGACCCGCTGGTAAATCCGCTCCCGTTCTTCGGGGGAAACGCTGAAGGTCGGGACCGTGCTTTCTTCGAAGCCCATGGCAACGGAAGAGTTCCGGACCTGATCCCAGTTGGCCTCGAAGTTCTCCCGGTGGGCCCTCTGCTCCTGTTCCGTGAGCTTGCGGTTGCCTGCGGGAACGCTGTACTGCGGCGTGCGCTGGAATGACGTCAGATGAGCTGCGATCGGAGCCGTGGCCGTGATGACCTGGTTGCCTGTGGAGCCGTTGCCGATGACACCTACCCGCTTGCCGGTGAGATCCAGGTCCTCGGGCCAAGCGCCCGTGTGTACCAAGCGGCCTTTGAAGGTTTCCATGCCCGGAAACTTCGGCAGGTTGGTGGCAGAGAGCAGGCCCAGCCCCGTGACAAGGAATCGCGATCGGAAGGTAACCCCGCGGTCCGTGCGAACCGTCCAGATTCCTGCAGCCTCGTCGAACTCGGCCTCCGTCATTCCGGTTTCAAGCTGGATATGGCGGCGGAGGTCGTACCGGTCGACGACCCCGTTCAGGTATTTGAGGATTTGGGCCTGGGGCACGTACTTGGTGTCCCACGGAGTCTGCTGGTACAGCTCACGGTCGAAAGAGTATTGGTAGACGAAGCTTTCAGAGTCGGAAAGGGCTCCCGGGTACTTGTTCCAGTACCAGGTGCCGCCAACCCCTCCAGCCCGATCAATGGCTACAGCATTCAAGCCGAGCTCATTACGAAGCTTGTGCAGCATGTAGATGCCGCCAAAACCTGCTCCCACGACGAGTGCGTCGAGCTGCTGGGTCTCGTTGGGGACGACTTTGTCCATGATGGTGCTCCTCCGGCTAATAGGACGGTGTGAGATAATTCACTTCGTGTAAACCAGTCTGCGGCTGCGGAAGAGCGGCTGAGTGTTTCAACTTGAAACACTGGGACGGGGCCCGAAATACCGGCTTTGATACCCGGAAAGCAAGAATTGTCACTGCTTTCGCTTGCCCGGGAGGGATGAAACTGCAAAGGTGCAACATGACTGATCCAGTGCGGGAGGCACGTGAAAAACTAATTCGTGCCGGACTAACGGGGGTCTACCAGGCAGACGAATCGGTTCCGGACCTTATCGTCCGCAGTTGGCGCCGATCGATCGGCAGCGCAGTTGAAGCCTCAGGGCCTGCACAACGGTACCGCGACGTAGATACCGACACACTCCTGGGCAGGGCTGCTGTGCCGGTACTTGACCGGTGGCAGCATCAACTGGAAGACACCGGAACTACCCTGTTCCTGAGCGATCGCGGCGGCAGCATCGTCGACAGGCGGACGAGCGACAGCAGTGAGCGCCGGCGCTTGGATAACATGCATGCCGCAGAGGGGTTCGACTACTCCGAGGACGCCATCGGTACAAATGCACTGGGCACGTCGATGGTGGAAAAGCGGCCAGTGTTCGTCAAGGGAAGCCAGCACTACAGCGACGCGTTGGCAACGAACGCCTGCGCGGCCGCGCCCATCTATACGCCGGCTGGTCTTGTGGTGGGTTCGATCGCCTTAGGTGGGCCAATACAATCGGCAAATCCGATCATGCTTTCGCTGGCGCGGGAGATCAGCCAGCAGATCGAGGAGAGGCTTCGAACGTCTGCGCGGCCCCAGGACCTTGCGCTGGCTATGTCGTTCATGCGCTTTACCAGTTCCCAGCGGCCCACGGTCGTGCTGGACCACGAATCGATCCTCGCCAATACCCCGGGCCTGCCGTATGTGAATGTTGCTTCCCACGTCATGCTTTGGGAAGTGCTCAACGCCCATAACTGGTCTTCCTCGCCGACGCTCAGGCGTGAACTCGAGGGAACGATGCTCGAAATTACGGCACGCAGGGTCAGTGACGGGCCGCGGGTTCATTTTGTTGTTCACTTCTCTGAGATGGAGCCATTACTGCGCGGCGGACCAGCTGCGCCCGGCCTGTTGAATATCGGTGCGCATTCCGTGTCCGGTCCCCTCGTGGCCGCCCCAGGGCAAGCGATCGCTGTCGTCGAGGGGCCAGTCGGCACCGGACGGGCGACGGCAGCCCTGGACCTTCGAGCCACATGGGGCAAATCGGGCCCAGTCGAAGTATTCGTCATGTCAGCCGGATTGCCGACACCCTGGGATCGGGTCGAGTCACTTTTGAAGCAAGGCAAAGATGTCCTCCTACGCAGGCTTGAACACGCCGGCAGCGACGACTTCAGTGTGTTCTCCAGGATCGTGGACGCGGTGCAGAGGAGATGGACAGCTGGTGATCGTTCCGGAAGCCTTTTGGTCACGGTGTTCAGCGAAGACGCGTCCCAAGGAGTCCAGGCCTTCATAGACGCCTTGGGGATTAGTGTGCGGACGGCGCCACTGGCTCAAACTCCGGAACGCATTCCGGGGATGGTGACAAGGATTCTCAATGAAGTCGACGCTGGGTCGCGGCACACGATGTCCCCGGCTGCGCTGCAGTCCTTGGTTCAGTGGAACTGGCCCGGCAATGTGGCCGAGTTGGCAAGGACGGTCACCGATCTGGTTCGGTCGGTCAATGCTTCGGTCATCGAAAGACGGCATCTGCCAAAGCATCTTCAGCAGGCGCCTCCCCGGCGCCCCCTGTCGCTGATGAAGACTGCTGAGCGCGATGCCATTATCAAGGCCCTTGATGCCACCGGTGGTAACAAGTCGGAGGCAGCGGATTTGCTGGGAATGGGCAGGACGACGCTTTACCGCCGTCTCCGTCAGCTCGGTCTCGATTCAGGCGAGGCGACCATGTGAGTAGTCCGCATCACCTGCGGTGACCTGGTTCCTGGAAACCTTACTCAGGTTCATGACTTCGTGCAGAACAGCCTTGACTGCAGGATTCGTATCGTTCGGGCGCCAGGCGGCTCTGAGGTCGACGTCTGCGGTGGCGTCCGCCAGGGGAACGAAGACTACGTGTGGATCGGTCGCACTGTCTGCCACCGATGCCAACGTCAGGTGGCACCCTACTTCCGCGCTGACAAGAGCCAGCGCTGTCTGGGTGTCGGGTGCCACCTGGATGACATTGGGAACAAAGCCGTTGTCTCGTGCGAGCCGACGAAGCCGGTCGGGCAACACCGCGCCTTCGTAGGACGGCAAGGAGATGAACGCTTCCGCGGCCAACTTTGCGATCGCTAACCGGCGCGCTCCCGCCAGCGGATGCGTGTCGGGGAGTGCGATCACCAGGGAGTCCCGCAGCACAACTTCCGATGCGATTTCGGCCGGAATCACATCCCACCGTCCGAAAGCGACATCGGTCTCGTCCTGCACCAGCTTTGTCATGGCGGGTTGGGCGAAGTTTTGGCTGGAAAGGTCCAGCTGTATGCCTGGCCGTTGTGCCCTCACCAAACGTGCCAAGCGCGCAACCAATTGATGCGTGGAGGCGCCCGCGAAGGCTATGCGAACGAGCCCGGATTCCCCGCCATCCGCCGATCGGACCGCGTCTTCGGCGCGGCGCAGGGCATCGAGGACTTCCGTAGCCGGACCCACAAGCGCCCGACCGCTGGACGTCAGTTTTACAGATCGGGTTGTCCGGTCCAACAGCCTCGTATTCAGCTCATTTTCGAGTTGCTTTATGGTCCGGCTCAGGGGCGGCTGCGCGACGTGGAGCCTCTCCGCGGCCCGGCCGAAATGCAGTTCTTCCGCCACGGCAAGAAAGGCGACTAGCTGGTTGATTTCCACAGCATCCCTTCCCTCATTATTGAGTTTAGAGTATCACTCGAGCTTACCCAGTTAGACGGGAAGTAAGAATCGAGCGGTGAAACGGTTCTCTAGCTCCAGTTGAAGAACCCCGTTCCGGTCTTGCGGCCGAGCTCGCCGCGGGCCACCTTCTCGCGCAGGATCTGCGGGGGTGCGAACCGTTCTCCGAGGATCTCATGCAGGTATTCGGCGATGCCGAGCCGGACGTCCAGGCCCACGATGTCCGTGGTCCTCAGCGGCCCGGTGGGGTGCTTGTAGCCCAGCACCATAGCGTTGTCGATGTCCTCGGCGGAGGCCACGCCTTCTTCGACCATCCGCATCGCTTCCAGGGCGATGGCCACGCCCAGGCGGGATGAGGCGAACCCTGGGGCATCATTGACGACGACGGCGGTCTTGCCGAGTGCCTCCACCCAGTCACGCGCCGCGGCCGCCAGCGGCTCGGAGGTCTTGTTCCCCACGACCACCTCGATGAGCGTGGAGGCCGGGACCGGGTTGAAGAAGTGCAGCCCGAGGAAGTCCTGCGGACGGTCGAGTTCGTCAGCCAGGCCGTTCACGGACAGGGATGACGTGTTGGAGGCCAGCACGGCACCGTTGCCGA
This region of Arthrobacter sp. DNA4 genomic DNA includes:
- a CDS encoding 2,3-butanediol dehydrogenase is translated as MRAAVYYGKNKVEIEDVPEPTPGEGQVKIKVSRNGICGTDLHEYYDGPIFIPPSEPHPLTGKCLPLTLGHEFSGVVTDIGRGVTTIREGDRVVVEPIYRCGECRPCRTGLYNLCNVIGFHGLMADGGMAEYTVVPVNQVHKLPDNVSLEMGALVEPMSVAYHAATLGEVNDQSRALIYGAGPIGIGLWFALRGMGLTEIDVVEPTETRRKSIEALGARTLDPTKEDVTSLIADRTNGDGVDAAFDAAGVAPAVQSALECLGERRPLISVAIYEKPLPTPLINLVLRERRIQGTICYTSADYSAVIDLMAKDHYNTTGWVEDIPLTGLIEDGFEQLRAGKKMKLLIDPAN
- a CDS encoding LysR family transcriptional regulator; the protein is MEINQLVAFLAVAEELHFGRAAERLHVAQPPLSRTIKQLENELNTRLLDRTTRSVKLTSSGRALVGPATEVLDALRRAEDAVRSADGGESGLVRIAFAGASTHQLVARLARLVRAQRPGIQLDLSSQNFAQPAMTKLVQDETDVAFGRWDVIPAEIASEVVLRDSLVIALPDTHPLAGARRLAIAKLAAEAFISLPSYEGAVLPDRLRRLARDNGFVPNVIQVAPDTQTALALVSAEVGCHLTLASVADSATDPHVVFVPLADATADVDLRAAWRPNDTNPAVKAVLHEVMNLSKVSRNQVTAGDADYSHGRLA
- a CDS encoding NAD(P)/FAD-dependent oxidoreductase, which codes for MDKVVPNETQQLDALVVGAGFGGIYMLHKLRNELGLNAVAIDRAGGVGGTWYWNKYPGALSDSESFVYQYSFDRELYQQTPWDTKYVPQAQILKYLNGVVDRYDLRRHIQLETGMTEAEFDEAAGIWTVRTDRGVTFRSRFLVTGLGLLSATNLPKFPGMETFKGRLVHTGAWPEDLDLTGKRVGVIGNGSTGNQVITATAPIAAHLTSFQRTPQYSVPAGNRKLTEQEQRAHRENFEANWDQVRNSSVAMGFEESTVPTFSVSPEERERIYQRVWEEGGGFRFMFETFSDIATDPEANEEAAKFIRRKIAEIVKDPETRRKLTPTDLYARRPLCDSGYYETFNRANVSLVNVKENPIERVTEEGIVTADGVLHELDVLICATGFDAVDGNYVRVNIRGRAGETLKEHWADGPTSYLGMATNGFPNMFMILGPNGPFTNLPPSIEAQVEWISETINHVSTSGTGWIEAKAQTESDWTETCSDIAHQTLFPQAASWIFGANIPGKKRTVMFYLGGIKQYRSILSEEASNKYPNFATNADILTPA
- a CDS encoding 3-hydroxyacyl-CoA dehydrogenase family protein — its product is MSIPAIPAGLPPKVGVLGGGRMGAGIAHAFLVKGSDVIVVERDQEAADAARGRVEDAVGKSLARGLAGRAADYTSRLSVTTDYASFGDRELVVEAVPELWDLKVSSLRAVEAELGNGAVLASNTSSLSVNGLADELDRPQDFLGLHFFNPVPASTLIEVVVGNKTSEPLAAAARDWVEALGKTAVVVNDAPGFASSRLGVAIALEAMRMVEEGVASAEDIDNAMVLGYKHPTGPLRTTDIVGLDVRLGIAEYLHEILGERFAPPQILREKVARGELGRKTGTGFFNWS
- a CDS encoding NAD-dependent succinate-semialdehyde dehydrogenase; its protein translation is MTDSEVAASLGRSYEAYRSWHRKDLAERCAVLQRIADLHRQHSVELAKLMTLEMGKPISQARTEVELSAAIFEYYATSGEQLLADEELDIAGAYRALVRTAPIGPLLGVMPWNFPYYQAARFIAPNLLLGNTILLKHASNCPQQALRIEDIIRAAGVPEGVYQNLFATSGQVAELIASPELQGVSLTGSEKAGSAIGALAGQHLKKCVLELGGSDPFLVLPAADVEKAAGAAAAGRFGNAGQACTSSKRLIVDSCNWDSFLDAFLAKAAEWQIGDPMSEDTRLGPMSSLQARAELAEQVDDAVAKGATVHLGGFIPEGRGSYYPATVLSGVTPDMRAYREELFGPVAVLHRVDSVDEAITLANDSPYGLGSAVFTDDEKQAAYVTDRLEVGMVGINTTIKSAPDLPFGGVKSSGIGRELGKYGLNEFANKKLVRTI
- a CDS encoding helix-turn-helix domain-containing protein, whose protein sequence is MTDPVREAREKLIRAGLTGVYQADESVPDLIVRSWRRSIGSAVEASGPAQRYRDVDTDTLLGRAAVPVLDRWQHQLEDTGTTLFLSDRGGSIVDRRTSDSSERRRLDNMHAAEGFDYSEDAIGTNALGTSMVEKRPVFVKGSQHYSDALATNACAAAPIYTPAGLVVGSIALGGPIQSANPIMLSLAREISQQIEERLRTSARPQDLALAMSFMRFTSSQRPTVVLDHESILANTPGLPYVNVASHVMLWEVLNAHNWSSSPTLRRELEGTMLEITARRVSDGPRVHFVVHFSEMEPLLRGGPAAPGLLNIGAHSVSGPLVAAPGQAIAVVEGPVGTGRATAALDLRATWGKSGPVEVFVMSAGLPTPWDRVESLLKQGKDVLLRRLEHAGSDDFSVFSRIVDAVQRRWTAGDRSGSLLVTVFSEDASQGVQAFIDALGISVRTAPLAQTPERIPGMVTRILNEVDAGSRHTMSPAALQSLVQWNWPGNVAELARTVTDLVRSVNASVIERRHLPKHLQQAPPRRPLSLMKTAERDAIIKALDATGGNKSEAADLLGMGRTTLYRRLRQLGLDSGEATM